In a genomic window of Armatimonadia bacterium:
- a CDS encoding chondroitinase-B domain-containing protein — MRTVRRAVRVLVVGLVASLGSLAMAATVRVSTQAELDAAIHGARPGDTIVMSAGDWKDTAILFEAEGEPDRPITLRAETPGKTVLCGRS, encoded by the coding sequence ATGAGGACAGTGCGCAGGGCTGTGCGTGTGCTGGTAGTGGGTCTGGTAGCGTCCCTGGGGTCACTGGCGATGGCTGCAACGGTGCGCGTCTCGACGCAGGCGGAACTGGACGCTGCGATTCACGGCGCCAGGCCCGGCGACACCATCGTCATGTCCGCCGGCGACTGGAAGGACACGGCGATCCTGTTCGAGGCCGAGGGTGAGCCGGATCGGCCGATCACGCTGCGGGCCGAGACACCGGGCAAGACGGTCCTGTGTGGC
- the pckA gene encoding phosphoenolpyruvate carboxykinase (ATP): MPDREGPKHGLQHHGIRNVGRVYWTMTTPELYEQVIRRREGHIVHMGPIAVRTGHTTGRSPNDKFIVDEDSSRDKINWDGNVNRALSQESYNKLHDLMLTYIQGKDLFVQDCYVGADPKYRLPIRIITEDAWQSLFARNLFIQIKDADELYEHVPEFRVICLPGMHAQPPEKYGVNSETFIVVNFGEKTILIGGTRYAGEIKKSIFTILNYLLPQSEVLSMHCSANVGYKGDVALFFGLSGTGKTTLSADPDRALVGDDEHGWSESGIFNFEGGCYAKVIRLSREAEPAIYECTRKFGTILENVMVDYATRRLDLNDESLTENTRAAYPISHLSNIVREGVVGHPTNIVFLTCDAFGIMPPVSRLNPDQAMYHFLSGYTAKLAGTERGVDEPQATFSACFGAPFMALHPGVYAKMLGDRIAKHGTKCWLINTGWTGGSYGTGHRIDIGATRAIVRGVLSGSLNNAPMREEPFFGLDVPTVCPEVDSYLLDPRNTWQDKDGYDAKAKDLCQRFIKNFAKFEGNVSEDVKKAGPRC, from the coding sequence ATGCCAGACCGCGAGGGACCTAAGCACGGCCTGCAACATCACGGTATTCGCAACGTCGGACGCGTATACTGGACCATGACCACACCGGAGTTGTACGAACAGGTGATTCGGCGCCGGGAGGGGCACATCGTTCACATGGGCCCTATCGCGGTGCGCACCGGCCACACCACCGGCCGCTCGCCTAACGACAAGTTCATCGTTGACGAGGACAGCAGCCGGGACAAGATCAACTGGGACGGGAACGTCAACCGCGCCCTGTCGCAGGAGAGCTACAACAAGCTCCATGACCTGATGCTCACCTACATCCAGGGCAAGGACCTGTTCGTCCAGGACTGCTATGTGGGCGCCGACCCGAAGTACCGCCTGCCGATCCGGATCATCACGGAGGATGCGTGGCAGAGCCTCTTCGCCCGGAACCTCTTCATCCAGATCAAGGACGCGGACGAGCTGTACGAGCACGTGCCCGAGTTCCGCGTGATCTGCCTGCCCGGTATGCACGCGCAGCCGCCGGAGAAGTACGGCGTCAACTCGGAGACCTTCATCGTCGTGAACTTCGGCGAGAAGACCATCCTCATCGGCGGCACGCGCTATGCCGGCGAGATCAAGAAGTCGATCTTCACCATATTGAACTACCTGCTTCCGCAGAGCGAAGTGCTGTCGATGCACTGCTCGGCGAATGTTGGGTACAAGGGTGACGTCGCTTTGTTCTTCGGTCTCTCCGGCACCGGCAAGACGACGCTGTCGGCCGATCCGGACCGTGCGCTGGTAGGCGACGACGAGCATGGCTGGAGCGAAAGCGGCATCTTCAACTTTGAAGGCGGCTGCTACGCGAAGGTCATCCGGCTCTCGCGCGAGGCTGAGCCTGCGATCTACGAGTGCACCCGCAAGTTTGGGACGATCCTTGAGAACGTGATGGTGGACTACGCCACGCGCCGACTGGACCTCAATGATGAGTCGCTGACCGAGAACACGCGGGCGGCCTACCCCATCAGCCACCTGTCCAACATCGTCCGCGAGGGTGTTGTGGGCCATCCGACCAACATCGTCTTCCTCACCTGCGACGCTTTTGGGATCATGCCTCCGGTGTCGCGGTTGAACCCCGATCAGGCCATGTACCATTTCCTGTCGGGCTACACCGCCAAACTCGCAGGCACCGAACGCGGCGTCGACGAACCCCAGGCCACCTTCAGCGCCTGCTTCGGAGCGCCCTTCATGGCACTGCACCCGGGTGTGTACGCCAAGATGCTGGGCGACCGGATCGCCAAGCACGGCACCAAGTGCTGGCTGATCAATACCGGCTGGACCGGCGGTTCCTATGGCACCGGCCACCGCATCGACATCGGCGCGACCCGTGCGATAGTCCGTGGGGTGCTTAGCGGCAGCCTCAACAACGCACCGATGCGCGAGGAGCCCTTCTTCGGGCTAGATGTTCCGACAGTGTGCCCCGAGGTCGATTCCTATCTTCTCGACCCGCGGAATACCTGGCAGGACAAGGATGGATACGACGCCAAGGCCAAGGACCTCTGCCAGCGGTTCATCAAGAACTTCGCGAAGTTCGAGGGCAACGTCTCGGAGGATGTGAAGAAGGCCGGTCCGCGCTGTTAG